Genomic segment of Candidatus Kaelpia aquatica:
TAGGGCTATGTATTGTTTGCGCCACGGTATTTTCAACAGTGATATTATCAAAAGGTGTTATTCAAGTAAAGAAACTTACTGAAGAGATAATCGAAGTATCGGGTTCGGCTGAAAAAGATATAGTATCTGATTATATAGTTTGGACTTCTGAGTTGAGAAGACGTGATATAGAGCTAAAGGATGCTTATGCACAGCTTAAAGATGATCTTAAAAAGGTAAAAGCATACCTATTGTCAAAAGGTATTAAAGATGGCGAGATAGTAGTCTCACAGGTTAAGAATGTTACTCTCTACAAGAAAACAGAAGAAGGGCACAACACTAATGAGATAGAAGGCTATTTAGTGGCTCAAGAGATTGAAGTAAGGTCATACGATGTTAATAAGATAACTGATATCTCCCGTCAGTCTACGGAGCTCTTGGATCAGGGTATACAGTTTATGTCAGATGCTCCTGAGTATTTTTATACAAGTCTATCAGATCTTAAGATTGAGATGTTGGCTCGTGCTACAGAGAATGCTAAAGAGAGGGCTGTAAGAATAGCAGCTTCAACAGGAAGTAAGATAGGTGTAATACGTTCAGCAAAGATGGGGACATTCCAGATAAACCCCATAAACTCCTATGATGTATCCTGGTATGGCAATCATGATACCTCATCCTTAGAAAAGAAAGTTATAGCCATAGTCCATGCTAAATTTGGGGTAGAATAAAATATGTTGATATAGATTGAAATAAGAGCCAAAATATTGAATAGCATAATTTTGGTTAAATAAGGAATTATAATATACGTATGAGCAATATTCTGGAAGGAGCAAAGAACATTTTAACCGAGCAAAATGATATCAATGGTAGAAGTCAATAATCCGACAAATTGTTCTTTTTACAGGTAAGGTACTAGTTGTTAAATTTTTTTAACACTGGTGGTCAAATAATATAAAGAAG
This window contains:
- a CDS encoding SIMPL domain-containing protein (The SIMPL domain is named for its presence in mouse protein SIMPL (signalling molecule that associates with mouse pelle-like kinase). Bacterial member BP26, from Brucella, was shown to assemble into a channel-like structure, while YggE from E. coli has been associated with resistance to oxidative stress.) gives rise to the protein MKGIGELKNIQIIILGLCIVCATVFSTVILSKGVIQVKKLTEEIIEVSGSAEKDIVSDYIVWTSELRRRDIELKDAYAQLKDDLKKVKAYLLSKGIKDGEIVVSQVKNVTLYKKTEEGHNTNEIEGYLVAQEIEVRSYDVNKITDISRQSTELLDQGIQFMSDAPEYFYTSLSDLKIEMLARATENAKERAVRIAASTGSKIGVIRSAKMGTFQINPINSYDVSWYGNHDTSSLEKKVIAIVHAKFGVE